The following are encoded in a window of Novosphingobium sp. ZN18A2 genomic DNA:
- a CDS encoding efflux RND transporter periplasmic adaptor subunit, whose protein sequence is MRVPPVVRFGLPALVSLALVSCSGGDAQNAKRPAPTVGFVAVKPSSVPVPVNLGGRVVAFETSEVRPQVSGLIKRRFFDEGGYVKAGQPLFQIDPSLYSAAVAQAQANLTSAQASAEAASAKAERYKPLVEMEAVAKQDYTDVLAASRQAKAQVAQARAALQTARVNLRFTTVPAPISGRIGRSLFTVGALVSGNQTEPLAVIQRTDPVYVDMQQSAGDLTRLRQKLAAGGVSPGSTTVHLKLDDGSDYGFVGKVQFSEVTVSQGTGTVTLRARFPNPKGLLLPGMFVNAVFDQATDRNAYLVPQQGVQRDFTGAAYVMLVGKDGKAMRRTVTADRTSGENWVVTGGLAPGDKVITQGLNNLKSGTPVKAVPASTPQKVGAPAGGAGKQGG, encoded by the coding sequence ATGCGCGTCCCGCCAGTCGTCAGATTCGGGCTGCCCGCCCTGGTTTCCCTTGCGCTCGTTTCCTGTTCGGGCGGCGATGCCCAGAATGCGAAGCGCCCGGCGCCGACCGTCGGCTTTGTCGCGGTGAAGCCATCGTCGGTGCCGGTCCCCGTGAACCTCGGCGGGCGCGTCGTCGCCTTCGAGACAAGCGAAGTGCGGCCGCAGGTCAGCGGTTTGATCAAGCGCCGCTTCTTCGACGAAGGCGGCTATGTGAAGGCGGGCCAGCCGCTGTTCCAGATCGATCCCAGCCTTTACAGTGCCGCGGTCGCCCAAGCGCAGGCCAACCTGACCAGCGCGCAGGCGAGCGCAGAGGCAGCGAGCGCCAAGGCAGAGCGGTACAAGCCGCTTGTCGAAATGGAAGCAGTGGCCAAGCAGGATTACACCGATGTGCTGGCCGCGTCCCGACAGGCAAAGGCGCAAGTCGCACAGGCACGCGCCGCGCTTCAGACCGCCAGGGTGAACCTTCGCTTCACAACCGTGCCCGCGCCGATCAGCGGGCGCATAGGGCGATCGCTATTTACCGTCGGTGCGCTGGTCAGCGGAAACCAGACCGAACCGCTTGCCGTCATACAGCGTACCGATCCGGTTTACGTCGATATGCAGCAATCGGCGGGCGACCTGACGCGGCTGAGGCAGAAACTCGCCGCGGGCGGCGTTTCTCCCGGCAGCACGACAGTACACCTCAAGCTGGACGACGGCAGCGACTATGGCTTTGTCGGGAAAGTGCAGTTCTCGGAAGTGACGGTCAGCCAGGGTACGGGCACGGTCACCCTGCGCGCGCGTTTTCCCAATCCCAAGGGGCTTCTGCTGCCCGGTATGTTCGTAAACGCCGTGTTCGACCAGGCAACGGACAGGAACGCCTATCTTGTTCCGCAACAGGGCGTGCAACGCGATTTCACCGGTGCGGCCTATGTCATGCTTGTCGGCAAGGACGGCAAGGCCATGCGGCGTACCGTCACCGCCGACCGCACATCGGGCGAAAACTGGGTGGTGACCGGCGGGCTCGCTCCCGGAGACAAGGTCATCACGCAAGGGCTCAACAACCTGAAGAGCGGTACGCCGGTAAAGGCCGTGCCGGCGTCCACGCCGCAGAAGGTGGGCGCACCGGCCGGCGGCGCGGGCAAGCAGGGCGGCTGA